In a single window of the Caproicibacterium sp. BJN0003 genome:
- a CDS encoding recombinase RecT, with protein MTSIQKATESTATAKVEKHTIQTYIQKMQGEIKKALPSVLTPERFTRIILSALSTNPQLGATTPQSFLGAMMTAAQLGVEPNTPLGQAYLIPYKNHGTLECQFQLGYKGLIDLAYRSGQISVIQAHTVYEHDEFDYELGLEPKLHHVPCKDADKGNAVYFYGMFKTKDGGYGFEVMSVDDVRAFAKRYSKAYSSSYSPWSTNFEEMAKKTVLKRALKYAPLKTEFVRGMSADETIKTEISDDMFSVPTEYIEAESVEVDEETGEVKEP; from the coding sequence ATGACCTCCATCCAAAAAGCTACTGAAAGCACAGCAACCGCGAAAGTCGAAAAGCACACTATTCAAACCTACATTCAAAAGATGCAGGGAGAAATCAAGAAAGCCCTTCCTTCCGTTTTGACGCCGGAACGCTTTACCAGAATTATTTTATCGGCTCTCTCTACCAATCCGCAGTTGGGAGCAACAACACCGCAGTCTTTCCTCGGCGCAATGATGACTGCCGCACAGCTCGGCGTTGAACCGAATACCCCTTTAGGGCAAGCCTATCTGATTCCATATAAAAATCACGGGACTCTGGAATGCCAGTTTCAACTCGGCTATAAAGGGTTAATTGACCTTGCATACAGATCCGGCCAAATCAGCGTTATCCAAGCGCACACCGTTTACGAACATGATGAATTCGACTATGAATTGGGGCTTGAACCAAAGCTTCACCATGTACCGTGCAAAGACGCCGACAAAGGAAACGCTGTTTATTTCTACGGCATGTTCAAGACAAAAGACGGCGGATATGGATTTGAAGTAATGAGCGTCGATGACGTACGCGCCTTTGCTAAACGATACAGCAAAGCATACAGCAGCAGCTATTCCCCCTGGTCAACCAACTTTGAAGAAATGGCAAAGAAAACTGTTTTGAAACGTGCCCTCAAATATGCTCCATTAAAGACCGAATTTGTCCGTGGAATGTCAGCAGATGAAACCATTAAGACTGAGATTTCCGACGATATGTTCAGCGTTCCTACTGAATACATCGAAGCGGAAAGCGTTGAAGTCGACGAAGAAACCGGAGAGGTCAAAGAACCATAA
- a CDS encoding DNA-methyltransferase, producing the protein MENYINHIFNEDCIAGMHRLPDHSVDMILTDLPYGITGCRWDSLLPFDQLWEQYLRVIKDHGAICLTGCQPFTTQLISSQPKLFRYCWYWYKNQPTGFANAKRMPLRCIEEVCVFYKHLPTYNPQGLIILDKPIKRNGKKIPAHGDSVYRMDNSLSHDTETCFVHYPRQLLEIKCERGLHPTQKPVALFDYLIQTYTNPGELVLDSCCGSGTTAVACKQSQRNYVCWEFDRQYYQTAINRLQDK; encoded by the coding sequence ATGGAAAACTATATCAATCATATTTTTAACGAAGACTGCATTGCCGGAATGCACCGGCTGCCCGATCACAGTGTAGACATGATTCTCACCGATCTCCCGTATGGGATCACGGGGTGTCGCTGGGACAGCCTTTTGCCGTTTGATCAACTATGGGAACAATATCTCAGAGTCATCAAAGATCACGGTGCAATCTGTTTAACCGGATGCCAGCCTTTCACGACGCAGCTTATCAGCAGTCAACCAAAACTTTTTCGGTATTGCTGGTACTGGTACAAAAATCAGCCGACCGGATTCGCCAACGCCAAAAGAATGCCCCTGCGGTGTATTGAAGAAGTGTGTGTATTTTACAAGCACCTTCCCACTTACAATCCACAGGGACTAATTATTTTGGACAAACCAATCAAAAGAAACGGCAAAAAGATTCCCGCCCATGGAGACTCTGTTTACCGCATGGACAACAGTCTATCCCATGACACAGAAACCTGCTTCGTACATTATCCGCGTCAGCTATTGGAAATCAAGTGCGAGCGCGGCCTACATCCAACCCAAAAGCCGGTAGCGCTATTTGACTACCTGATTCAAACTTACACGAACCCGGGCGAACTCGTCCTCGACAGCTGCTGCGGAAGCGGAACGACTGCGGTCGCATGCAAACAATCCCAGCGAAATTATGTGTGCTGGGAATTTGACCGGCAGTATTACCAAACAGCTATAAACCGATTACAAGACAAATAG
- a CDS encoding DUF4373 domain-containing protein, which produces MARPAKDGIDYFPLDVDFLQDDKIRLIKAEFGSKGILIVISLLCDIYRTTGYYKVWDKDSCLLMADAVGCGIVPENITQVVQGCLRRSIFNNGVFQMFGILTSAGIQRRYIRAVSTREEIQIIKEYWLLDSSDKKDVPTSILNKVTFKTVNSEKTNVNLENNAVNLQINPQSKGKKSKGEKSIEQIGSTAKAVSPASPPFISLILRDNSEYQVTERQIEEWRALYPAVDIKQEFRKMKGWCDTNPSRRKTKSGIKKFINSWLSRSQGQKEIPQPQNGITNDWDEYLKNSMKEMTHDL; this is translated from the coding sequence ATGGCTCGTCCTGCTAAGGACGGGATTGATTATTTTCCTCTTGATGTTGATTTTCTCCAAGATGATAAAATCCGGCTGATTAAAGCCGAATTCGGATCAAAAGGGATCCTAATTGTGATCTCTCTATTGTGCGATATTTATCGCACGACTGGATATTACAAAGTGTGGGACAAAGATTCCTGCCTCCTCATGGCTGACGCTGTCGGTTGTGGGATCGTCCCCGAGAACATAACGCAGGTGGTGCAAGGGTGTCTGCGACGTTCCATTTTCAATAATGGGGTTTTTCAGATGTTCGGCATTTTGACATCGGCGGGTATCCAGCGCAGGTACATACGTGCAGTATCTACCCGTGAAGAAATACAGATCATAAAAGAATACTGGTTACTGGATTCATCTGATAAAAAAGACGTTCCAACCAGCATTCTTAATAAGGTTACCTTTAAAACTGTAAATTCAGAGAAAACCAATGTTAATTTAGAAAATAATGCCGTTAATTTGCAAATTAATCCCCAAAGTAAAGGAAAGAAGAGTAAAGGAGAGAAGAGTATAGAACAGATAGGTTCAACCGCAAAAGCGGTTTCACCCGCCTCTCCTCCATTCATCTCTCTTATTCTTCGTGATAATTCCGAATATCAGGTTACTGAACGCCAGATTGAGGAATGGAGAGCGTTATATCCAGCAGTCGATATTAAACAGGAATTTCGGAAAATGAAAGGTTGGTGTGATACCAACCCAAGCCGCAGAAAGACGAAAAGCGGGATCAAAAAATTTATTAATTCATGGCTTTCCAGGTCACAGGGTCAGAAGGAAATCCCTCAGCCCCAAAACGGAATAACAAATGATTGGGACGAATATCTTAAAAACAGTATGAAGGAAATGACCCATGATTTATAA
- a CDS encoding DUF1064 domain-containing protein yields the protein MRIDDLSQLGPAVRAELERQIKERQKQNEQKEHCKPKRSDEFDSQLERNFYITDLLPKILSGQIIDIELHKSFELLPKSEYCGLKLPSARYTPDFLITYRNGTIEAIETKSKAIRRLQRDYIYRRRLFIEKYCRPNGWAFREIIVD from the coding sequence ATGAGAATTGACGACTTAAGTCAACTTGGTCCGGCTGTCCGTGCCGAACTAGAACGGCAAATAAAAGAACGTCAAAAGCAAAATGAGCAAAAAGAGCACTGCAAACCGAAACGATCCGATGAATTTGACAGTCAGCTGGAACGCAACTTTTACATAACCGATCTCCTTCCGAAAATTCTAAGCGGGCAGATCATTGATATAGAGTTACACAAAAGTTTTGAGTTGCTTCCGAAAAGCGAGTACTGCGGCCTAAAATTGCCCTCAGCGCGTTACACTCCCGACTTTCTCATAACTTACCGCAATGGAACCATAGAAGCCATAGAAACGAAATCAAAGGCTATACGGAGGCTCCAAAGAGATTACATATACCGCCGAAGGTTATTCATCGAAAAATACTGCCGTCCAAATGGATGGGCTTTCCGAGAAATTATTGTAGACTGA
- a CDS encoding YqaJ viral recombinase family protein, which produces MKLTHKQWLSERRKSIGGSDAAAIVGLNHYVTPYMLWADKTGKLPDKPDNEAMRQGRDLEQYVASRFMGETGKRVRRRTDFFRGKSFPFAHANIDRAVVGERAGLECKTTNVMNLKKFKNGEFPENYYVQCVHYLAVTGWDRWYLACVILGQGFKWFTIERDQAEIDALMKAESNFWNTYVVPNIPPPVDGLPPTSETLETIFQNSDPAKGPADLQTCNNLIQQYCSTKDLIKSYQQELNQYKQALQSELGERESGICRNYTVSWKPQTRSSFNLKQFASDHPEIDLHSYLKESTFRKFDIKENSK; this is translated from the coding sequence TTGAAGTTAACGCACAAGCAATGGTTGTCTGAGCGTCGTAAGTCAATCGGTGGTTCCGATGCCGCCGCCATTGTTGGTTTAAACCATTATGTGACTCCATATATGCTTTGGGCGGATAAGACCGGTAAACTTCCGGACAAACCGGACAACGAAGCCATGCGGCAAGGTCGGGACTTGGAGCAGTATGTTGCAAGCCGTTTCATGGGAGAAACCGGAAAAAGAGTGCGGCGCCGGACTGATTTTTTCCGCGGCAAGTCATTTCCGTTCGCCCATGCGAACATTGACCGCGCAGTCGTCGGGGAACGTGCAGGACTGGAATGCAAGACCACCAATGTTATGAACCTTAAAAAGTTCAAAAATGGAGAATTCCCGGAAAACTATTACGTCCAGTGCGTTCATTATCTGGCCGTGACCGGATGGGACCGCTGGTATTTAGCATGCGTGATTTTGGGACAGGGATTCAAATGGTTCACGATCGAACGTGATCAAGCCGAGATTGACGCGCTGATGAAAGCGGAATCCAACTTCTGGAATACATATGTTGTCCCAAATATACCGCCTCCGGTAGATGGCCTCCCCCCTACCAGTGAAACACTCGAAACCATCTTTCAAAACAGTGATCCAGCAAAAGGGCCGGCAGATCTGCAGACCTGTAATAACCTCATTCAGCAATACTGCAGCACCAAAGATCTCATTAAGTCCTATCAGCAAGAACTCAATCAATATAAACAGGCGCTGCAAAGTGAGCTTGGAGAGCGCGAGTCAGGAATATGCAGAAATTATACCGTCAGCTGGAAGCCACAAACCAGGAGCAGTTTTAATCTCAAACAATTTGCTTCCGATCATCCGGAAATAGACCTCCATTCCTATCTCAAAGAATCAACATTCAGAAAATTTGATATAAAGGAGAATTCAAAATGA